A genomic stretch from Prionailurus bengalensis isolate Pbe53 chromosome E2, Fcat_Pben_1.1_paternal_pri, whole genome shotgun sequence includes:
- the ANKRD11 gene encoding ankyrin repeat domain-containing protein 11 isoform X3: MPKGGCSRTPQHEDFSLSNDMVEKQTGKKDKDKVSLTKTPKLDRGDGGKEVRERATKRKLPFTVGANGEQKDSDTEKQGPERKRIKKEPVTRKAGLLFGMGLSGIRAGYPLSERQQVALLMQMTAEESANSPDTTPKHPSQSTVCQKGTPNSASKTKDKVNKRNERGETRLHRAAIRGDARRIKELIGEGADVNVKDFAGWTALHEACNRGYYDVAKQLLAAGAEVNTKGLDDDTPLHDAANNGHYKVVKLLLRYGGNPQQSNRKGETPLKVANSPTMVNLLLGKGTYTSSEESSTAESSEEEDAPSFAPSSSVDGNNTDSEFEKGLKHKAKNPEPQKTVTPVKDEYEFDEDDEQDRVPPVDDKHLLKKDYRKETKSNSFISIPKMEVKSYTKNNTIAPKKAAHRILSDTSDEEDVGVTVGTGEKLRLSAHAILPGNKTREPSSSKQQKEKNKVKKKRKKETKGKEVRFGKRNDKFCSSESESESSESGEDDGDSVGSSGCLKESPLVLKDPSLFSSLSASSTSSHGSSAAQKHNPGHADQHARHWRTDNWKSISSPAWSEVSSLSDSTRTRLTSESDCSSEGSSVESLKPVRKKQEHRKRGGLQSALSEKKNSFHAGVDGAIPKLDKEGKVVKKHKTKHKHKNKEKGLCSVGQELKLKSFTYEYEDCKQRPEKAILLDGDVPSEGKLKALKHDRDHFRREERLGKVKSEDRESWLFKEEVVKVSKDEKALKRIKDVSRSFREEKDRASKAEREKLVKEKSPKEERPRLYKEERKKRSKDRPAKPEKKNDCKEDRLPKEKEKAFKEEKDKARKEKVYREDSSAFDEYCNKSQFLENEDTKFSLSDDQQDRWFSDLSDSSFDFKGDDSWDSPVTDYRDVKSDPVARLILETVKEDSKEKKRESKGREKRDYGDRRSDRDAFFRKKDRDCLDKSSERRREQADKHKGIPGCLPDKDKKRRESAEGGRDRKDGLEAAKERKDGRPKPEEAHREEPKEVAGEAGFKDRPDCDFGKGPEPWERLHAARDKEKKERGKLEKYKDKSGDRDKSEKSVLEKCQKDKEFDKCFKEKKDPKEKHKDKERKASLDQGKEKREKNFPGLLSEDFPEKKDEKKGKEKSWYIADIFTDESEDEKDEFAASGLRLGDAGDAPRADGPQDADRHRKHSADRQHSEKQKERELREKKREKGAAEGAKDKKEKVLEKHKDKKDKEGADKYKDRKDRTSADPTQEKKSKQKPPEKLERKPSAEDRARSRHRERPDREHCRDRKVSRSAEAEKSLLERLEEEALHAYREDSNDKASEVSSDSFTDRGQEPGLSALLEVSFTEPPEEKVRERERHRHSSSSSKKSHDRERVRKDKCEKRDKSDDYKDTGSRKDPGQCDKDFSDADAYGIPYGAKVDVEDELDKTIELFAAEKKDKNDSEREPSKKADKELKPYGCGAAGALKDKRRRERHRERWRDEREKHRDRHSDGPPRHHKDEQKPAARDKDNPPNALRDKSRDESLKLSEAKPKEKFKENPEKEKGDSVKVGNGNDKPPAARDQGKRDARPREKLLGDGDLMMTSFERMLSQKDLEVEERHKRHKERMKQMEKMRHRSGDPKLKDRAKPAEDARKKGLDVPARRPLVPDPAPKDKRPKEPALAPPAADGKPPLGPAGDARDWLAGPHAKEALPASPRPDQGRPTGVPTPASVVSCPSYEEAMHTPRTPSCSADDYSDLIFDCADPQPVSSTSASACSPSFFDRFSVAASGISETASQTPTRPLCTSLYRSVSVDIRRTPEEEFSTGDKLFRQQSVPTASTYGSPGQRLEDKAPVPPGPAEKFACLSPGYYSPDYGIPSPKADALHCPPAAVVNVTPSPEGAFSGLQAKSPPSHRDELLAPSMEGALPPDLGIPLDATEDQQATAAIIPPEPSYLEPLDEGPFSTVITEDPVEWAHPAASEQALSCSLMGGAPENPVSWPVGPDLLLKSPQRLPESPQHFCPTEALHPAAPGPFGAPEPPYPGSPDSYPLSATEPGLEGAKGDVVDTVPAAVPAPEEPAPFAPPSRLEPFFTNCKPLPDAPPDAAPEPACLATVTQVEALAPMENNFLENGHDLSALGQVEAVPWPDGFPNSEDDLDLGPFSLPELPLQAKDVSDVETEPVEETPLGPPEDTPAGPPVVPSGGDVPAAAAEEQPALPPDQAAPRLPAEPEPEPPEEPKPDVMLETTVEAGVTSEGRVPPEDSDSSLGPAPPAPERHPAGSGDEEAEGRDPPAVSHGTPDAGVVAAAAAADGSAQAHVEDGAGPLDGAGPEGPVGGIQPEASEPEPKPAVEAPKAPKVEEIPQRMTRNRAQMLANQSKQSSPPADKEPAPAPPARAKGRCCEEDDPQAQHPRKRRFQRSSQQLQQQMNTSTQQTREVIQQTLAAIVDAIKLDDIEPYHSDRSNPYFEYLQIRKKIEEKRKILCYITPQAPQCYAEYVTYTGSYLLDGKPLSKLHIPVIAPPPSLAEPLKELFKQQEAVRGKLRLQHSIEREKLIVSCEQEILRVHCRAARTIANQAVPFSACTMLLDSEVYNMPLESQRPRLSPQGDENKSVRDRFNARQFISWLQDVDDKYDRMKVCGEQLLSPAGGQTSVGPHLEPSSKVTAHTHHHCSGRADQCSSQRAWVGARERLANVSPDAAAARGRGPERRAADGVAAEGAGAGPRRAQGAVCARGALLLRAHGRRQRRLRASAGLTPRGTATRDTGEGRTRLPGAAAEAGRCRETLSLGRGRPGRDPALGPSPRELPREHEETAASGSAFRAAARAFQELQDGCLFYNFLFHSDQLKEGKLRRPPLTDSDLRVGGRAAILGPPARCGGTQSRDSRVVFLMESNPRGLYIFSFNLGHFVSLSENIT; the protein is encoded by the exons GTGGTGAAGCTGTTGTTGCGGTATGGCGGGAACCCTCAGCAAAGCAACAGAAAAGGCGAGACGCCGCTGAAGGTGGCCAACTCCCCGACCATGGTGAATCTCCTGCTGGGCAAGGGGACCTACACGTCCAGCGAGGAGAGCTCGACCG CAGAGAGCTCAGAGGAGGAAGACGCCCCATCGTTCGCACCTTCTAGTTCAGTTGACGGCAATAACACAGACTCTGAATTTGAAAAAGGCCTGAAGCACAAGGCTAAGAATCCAGAGCCCCAGAAAACTGTGACCCCCGTCAAGGATGAGTACGAGTTTGACGAGGACGACGAGCAGGACAGAGTCCCTCCAGTGGACGACAAACACTTACTGAAAAAGGATTACAGAAAAGAAACTAAgtcaaatagttttatttctatacccaaaatggaagtgaaaagttACACTAAAAATAACACGATTGCACCAAAGAAAGCGGCTCATCGCATCCTGTCAGACACGTCAGACGAGGAGGACGTTGGTGTCACTGTGGGGACAGGAGAGAAGCTGAGGCTCTCGGCACACGCGATACTGCCCGGTAACAAAACGCGGGAACCGTCCAGCTccaagcagcagaaagagaaaaataaagtgaaaaagaagCGAAAGAAGGAGACAAAAGGCAAGGAAGTGCGGTTTGGGAAAAGGAATGACAAGTTCTGCTCCTCCGAGTCGGAGAGCGAGTCCTCGGAGAGCGGGGAGGACGACGGGGACTCGGTGGGGAGCTCTGGCTGCCTCAAGGAGTCCCCACTGGTGCTGAAGGACCCGTCCCTGTTCAGCTCTCTGTCCGCCTCCTCCACCTCGTCTCACGGGAGCTCTGCCGCCCAGAAGCATAACCCCGGCCACGCGGACCAGCACGCCAGGCACTGGCGGACAGACAATTGGAAAAGCATCTCTTCTCCCGCCTGGTCAGAGGTCAGCTCTTTATCAGACTCCACAAGGACGAGACTGACGAGCGAGTCTGACTGCTCCTCCGAGGGCTCCAGCGTGGAGTCGCTGAAGCCCGTGAGGAAGAAGCAGGAGCACAGGAAGCGGGGCGGCCTGCAGAGCGCGCTGTCGGAGAAGAAGAACTCTTTCCACGCCGGCGTGGACGGCGCCATTCCCAAGCTGGACAAGGAGGGCAAGGTCGTCAAGAAACACaagacaaaacacaaacacaaaaacaaggaGAAGGGGCTGTGCTCCGTGGGTCAGGAGCTCAAGCTGAAAAGTTTCACTTACGAGTATGAGGACTGCAAGCAGCGGCCGGAGAAGGCCATACTCCTGGACGGCGACGTCCCCAGTGAGGGCAAGCTGAAGGCCTTGAAGCACGACCGGGACCACTTCAGGAGGGAAGAGCGGCTCGGCAAGGTGAAGTCGGAAGACAGGGAGTCCTGGCTCTTCAAAGAGGAGGTGGTCAAGGTTTCCAAAGACGAGAAGGCCCTGAAGAGAATCAAGGATGTGAGCAGGTCTTTCCGCGAAGAGAAAGACCGTGCGAgtaaagcagaaagagagaaactggtgaaggagaagtctcccaaagagGAACGACCGAGGCTctacaaagaggaaagaaagaaaaggtccaAAGACAGGCCCGCCAAGCCAGAGAAGAAGAACGATTGTAAGGAGGACAGGCTTccgaaggagaaggagaaggctttcaaggaagagaaagacaaagcgagaaaagaaaaagtctacaGGGAAGACTCCTCCGCTTTCGACGAGTATTGTAATAAGAGCCAGTTTCTGGAGAACGAAGACACCAAATTCAGCCTTTCTGACGACCAGCAGGATCGGTGGTTCTCGGACTTGTCCGATTCGTCCTTCGATTTCAAAGGGGACGACAGTTGGGATTCTCCAGTGACAGACTACAGGGATGTGAAAAGTGACCCCGTGGCCAGACTGATCCTGGAGACCGTGAAGGAGGACAGCAAGGAAAAGAAGCGGGAGAGCAAGGGCCGTGAGAAGCGGGACTACGGGGACAGGCGCAGCGACAGGGACGCCTTCTTCCGGAAGAAGGACAGAGACTGTCTGGACAAGAGCTCcgagaggaggagggagcaggcgGACAAGCATAAGGGCATCCCCGGCTGCCTTCCCGACAAGGACAAAAAGCGGAGGGAGTCCGCCGAGGGCGGGCGGGACAGGAAGGACGGCCTCGAGGCCGCCAAGGAGCGGAAGGATGGCCGGCCCAAGCCCGAGGAGGCCCACCGGGAGGAGCCGAAGGAGGTGGCCGGCGAGGCCGGCTTCAAGGACAGGCCCGACTGTGACTTTGGGAAGGGCCCCGAGCCCTGGGAGAGGCTCCACGCAGCAAGAgacaaggagaagaaggaaagggggaaattagagaaatacaaagataagtCCGGTGACAGAGACAAAAGCGAAAAGTCTGTCCTCGAGAAATGTCAGAAGGACAAGGAGTTTGACAAGTGCTTTAAAGAGAAGAAGGATCCCAAGGAGAAGCACAAGGACAAGGAGAGAAAGGCGTCTCTTGaccaggggaaagaaaagagggagaagaattTCCCTGGGCTTCTGTCCGAGGACTTCCCTGAAAAAAAAGACGAGAAGAAGGGTAAAGAGAAGAGCTGGTACATCGCCGACATATTCACAGACGAAAGCGAGGACGAGAAGGACGAGTTTGCGGCCAGCGGGCTCCGACTCGGGGACGCTGGGGACGCGCCGCGGGCGGACGGCCCCCAGGACGCCGACCGGCACCGGAAGCACTCTGCCGACCGGCAGCACTCGGAGAAGCAGAAGGAGCGAGAGCTccgagaaaagaaaagggagaagggagccgCGGAAGGGgcgaaagacaagaaagaaaaggtccTGGAGAAGCACAAGGACAAGAAGGACAAAGAGGGTGCGGACAAGTACAAGGACAGGAAGGACCGCACCTCGGCCGACCCCACccaggaaaagaagagcaagCAGAAGCCTCCCGAGAAGCTGGAGCGGAAGCCCTCCGCGGAGGACAGGGCCAGGAGCAGGCACCGCGAGAGGCCGGACCGGGAGCACTGCCGGGACAGGAAGGTGTCGAGGAGCGCCGAGGCGGAGAAGAGCCTGctggagaggctggaggaggaggccctGCACGCGTACCGGGAGGACTCCAACGACAAGGCCAGCGAGGTGTCCTCGGACAGCTTCACCGACCGCGGGCAGGAGCCCGGCCTGAGCGCCCTCCTGGAGGTGTCCTTCACGGAGCCCCCGGAGGAgaaggtcagggagagagaaaggcacagacaCTCTTCGTCCTCGTCCAAGAAGAGCCACGATCGGGAGAGGGTCCGGAAAGACAAGTGTGAGAAGAGAGACAAGAGCGACGATTACAAGGACACGGGCAGCAGGAAGGACCCCGGCCAGTGCGACAAGGACTTCTCGGACGCCGACGCTTACGGGATCCCTTACGGCGCCAAAGTGGACGTAGAGGACGAGCTAGATAAAACCATCGAGTTGTTCGCCGccgaaaagaaagataaaaatgattcCGAGAGAGAGCCTTCCAAGAAAGCGGACAAGGAGCTGAAGCCTTATGGCTGTGGCGCCGCCGGTGCCCTCAAGGACAAGAGGCGGCGGGAGAGGCACCGCGAGAGGTGGCGGGACGAGCGGGAGAAGCACAGGGACAGGCACAGCGACGGGCCCCCGCGGCACCACAAGGACGAGCAGAAGCCCGCAGCCAGAGACAAGGACAACCCTCCAAACGCACTCAGAGACAAGTCCCGGGACGAGAGCCTGAAGCTCAGCGAGGCCAAACCGAAGGAGAAGTTCAAGGAAAACCCGGAGAAGGAAAAGGGTGACTCGGTGAAGGTCGGCAACGGCAACGATAAGCCGCCGGCAGCCAGAGACCAGGGCAAGAGAGATGCCCGGCCCAGAGAGAAGCTTCTGGGCGACGGCGACCTGATGATGACCAGCTTCGAGCGCATGCTGTCCCAGAAGGACCTGGAGGTCGAGGAGCGGCACAAGCGGCACAAGGAGAGGATGAAGCAGATGGAGAAGATGAGGCACCGGTCCGGAGACCCGAAGCTCAAGGACAGGGCGAAGCCCGCTGAGGACGCGCGCAAGAAGGGCCTGGACGTGCCCGCACGGAGGCCGCTGGTGCCGGACCCCGCCCCGAAGGACAAGAGGCCCAAGGAGCCCGCTCTGGCCCCGCCGGCCGCCGACGGCAAGCCCCCCCTGGGGCCGGCCGGGGACGCCAGGGACTGGCTGGCCGGGCCGCACGCGAAAGAGGCGCTGCCCGCCTCCCCGAGGCCGGACCAGGGCCGGCCCACCGGGGTCCCCACGCCCGCGTCCGTGGTGTCGTGCCCCAGCTACGAGGAGGCCATGCACACGCCCAGGACCCCGTCCTGCAGCGCGGACGACTACTCCGACCTCATTTTCGACTGCGCTGACCCCCAGCCCGTCTCCAGCACGTCCGCCAGCGCCTGCTCCCCCTCTTTTTTCGACAGGTTCTCTGTGGCAGCGAGCGGGATTTCGGAAACCGCGAGCCAGACGCCTACGAGGCCGCTGTGCACGAGCCTGTACCGTTCGGTGTCTGTCGATATCCGGAGGACCCCCGAGGAAGAATTCAGCACTGGGGACAAGCTGTTCAGACAGCAGAGCGTCCCCACCGCGTCCACTTACGGCTCGCCAGGGCAGCGCCTGGAGGACAAGGCCCCTGTGCCCCCAGGTCCTGCCGAGAAGTTCGCCTGCTTGTCCCCGGGGTACTACTCCCCGGACTATGgcatcccctcccccaaagcGGACGCTCTGCACTGCCCGCCTGCGGCTGTGGTCAATGTCACCCCCTCCCCAGAGGGTGCTTTCTCTGGTTTACAAGCGAAGTCCCCGCCTTCGCACAGAGATGAGCTGTTGGCCCCGTCCATGGAGGGGGCCCTTCCGCCTGACTTGGGCATCCCCCTGGATGCCACAGAGGACCAGCAGGCCACTGCCGCCATCATCCCCCCGGAGCCCAGCTACCTGGAGCCGCTGGACGAGGGCCCCTTCAGCACGGTCATCACAGAGGACCCCGTCGAGTGGGCGCACCCAGCTGCCTCGGAGCAGGCCCTGTCCTGCAGCCTGATGGGGGGCGCCCCCGAGAACCCCGTCAGCTGGCCTGTGGGGCCGGACCTCCTGCTTAAGTCCCCACAGCGCCTCCCAGAGTCCCCGCAGCATTTCTGCCCCACTGAGGCCCTCCACCCTGCTGCCCCGGGGCCCTTCGGCGCCCCAGAGCCCCcttacccaggctcccctgactCGTACCCTCTGTCGGCCACCGAGCCTGGACTCGAGGGCGCCAAAGGCGACGTGGTGGACACAGTCCCGGCCGCTGTGCCCGCCCCAGAAGAACCAGccccctttgcccctccttcCAGGCTGGAGCCCTTTTTCACCAACTGCAAACCGCTCCCTGACGCGCCCCCCGACGCGGCCCCGGAGCCTGCGTGTTTGGCCACCGTGACTCAGGTGGAGGCTCTGGCGCCCATGGAGAATAACTTCCTGGAAAACGGGCACGACCTGTCGGCCCTCGGCCAGGTGGAAGCGGTGCCCTGGCCTGATGGCTTCCCCAACTCCGAGGACGACTTGGACCTGGGGCCCTTCTCTCTGCCAGAGCTTCCTCTTCAAGCTAAAGACGTTTCCGATGTCGAAACGGAACCAGTAGAAGAGACTCCCCTTGGCCCTCCGGAAGACACCCCCGCGGGGCCCCCCGTAGTCCCGAGTGGCGGGGATGTCCCTGCAGCGGCTGCCGAGGAACAGCCCGCACTGCCTCCCGACCAGGCGGCTCCCCGGCTCCCCGCCGAGCCCGAGCCGGAGCCCCCCGAGGAGCCCAAGCCGGATGTGATGTTGGAGACCACGGTAGAGGCAGGGGTCACGTCAGAGGGGAGGGTCCCCCCCGAGGACTCGGACTCCAGCCTGGGGCCCGCACCGCCAGCCCCGGAGCGGCATCCAGCGGGGAGCGGAGACGAGGAGGCCGAGGGCCGGGACCCCCCGGCCGTGTCCCACGGCACCCCCGACGCCGGTGTcgttgccgccgccgccgccgcggatGGCTCGGCACAGGCACACGTGGAGGACGGGGCCGGCCCGCTCGACGGGGCCGGCCCCGAGGGACCTGTGGGCGGCATCCAGCCCGAAGCTTCAGAACCAGAACCCAAACCCGCGGTCGAAGCCCCGAAGGCGCCCAAGGTGGAGGAGATCCCCCAGCGCATGACGAGGAACCGGGCTCAGATGCTGGCCAACCAGAGCAAGCAGAGCTCGCCGCCCGCCGACAAGGAgcccgcgcccgccccgcccgcccgcgccAAGGGCCGCTGCTGCGAGGAGGACGACCCCCAGGCCCAGCACCCGCGCAAGCGCCGCTTCCAGCGCTCCAGccagcagctgcagcagcagaTGAACACGTCCACGCAGCAGACGCGGGAGGTGATCCAGCAGACGCTGGCCGCCATCGTGGACGCCATCAAGCTGGATGACATCGAGCCATACCACAGCGACAGGTCCAACCCCTACTTCGAGTACTTGCAGATCAGGAAGAAGATCGAGGAGAAGCGCAAGATTCTCTGCTACATCACGCCGCAGGCGCCCCAGTGCTACGCCGAGTACGTCACCTACACGGGCTCCTACCTCCTGGACGGCAAGCCGCTCAGCAAGCTGCACATCCCCGTG ATcgcgccccctccctccctggcggAGCCCCTGAAGGAACTGTTCAAGCAGCAGGAGGCCGTGAGGGGGAAGCTGCGGCTGCAGCACAGCATCGAGCGG GAAAAGCTCATAGTCTCCTGCGAGCAGGAGATCCTGCGGGTTCACTGCCGGGCAGCGAGAACCATCGCGAACCAGGCAGTGCCGTTCAGCGCCTGCACCATGCTGCTGGACTCCGAGGTCTACAACATGCCTCTGGAGAGTCAG CGTCCGCGCCTCTCCCCTCAGGGCGACGAGAACAAGTCCGTGCGCGACCGGTTCAATGCGCGCCAGTTCATCTCGTGGCTCCAGGACGTGGACGACAAGTACGACCGCATGAAG GTGTGCGGGGAGCAGCTCCTGTCACCAGCTGGCGGTCAGACCTCTGTGGGACCCCACCTTGAGCCCTCCTCAAAGGTCACAGCACACACCCATCACCACTGCTCTGGACGTGCTGACCAGTGCAGCAGCCAGAGAGCATGGGTGGGAGCTAGAGAAAGATTAGCAA ACGTGTCTCCTGATGCGGCAGCAGCACGAGGCCGCGGCCCTGAACGCCGTGCAGCGGATGGAGTGGCAGCTGAAGGCGCAGGAGCTGGACCCCGCCGGGCACAAGGCGCTGTGTGTGCACGAGGTGCCCTCCTTCTACGTGCCCATGGTCGACGTCAACGACGACTTCGTGCTTCTGCCGGCCTGACGCCCCGCGGGACGGCCACGCGGGACACAGGCGAGGGCCGCACGCGTCTGCCCGGCGCCGCTGCCGAGGCCGGGCGGTGCAGGGAGACCTTGTCCCTCGGGCGGGGACGTCCAGGGAGAGACCCCGCACTTGGCCCCTCCCCCCGGGAGCTGCCGCGGGAGCACGAGGAGACGGCGGCCTCGGGCTCGGCTTTCCGGGCGGCTGCACGGGCATTTCAGGAGCTGCAGGACGGATGTCTTTTTTACAATTTCCTGTTCCATTCTGATcaactaaaagaaggaaaattaaggCGGCCACCCCTCACGGACAGTGACCTCCGGGTCGGAGGGCGGGCTGCGATACTGGGGCCGCCCGCCCGCTGCGGAGGGACACAGAGCCGGGACTCTCGGGTTGTGTTTTTAATGGAGTCAAATCCACGtggtttgtatattttttcctttaatcttgggcattttgtttctctttctgagaaCATAACTTGA